A single window of Cytobacillus dafuensis DNA harbors:
- a CDS encoding DinB family protein, with protein MKSESISKHFQTLSQQRSLFTHEIQFLSQEKLWNRKEDGKWSIGEHLYHLYLITRMLKVATKFSLVLIPFAKMKRNKPFSTEIHDIYAEYKEKKGRGMKAPSILIPPKKIRYSMDMKELEQLLLNETNNLKALVKNIEEDIAGHIVFFDPIAKYPNLIQAIQLLAIHEKHHFTIIENNYKTMLEFSMKI; from the coding sequence ATGAAATCTGAAAGTATATCAAAACATTTTCAAACATTATCTCAGCAAAGATCTCTATTCACGCATGAAATTCAATTTCTATCACAAGAAAAACTATGGAATCGTAAAGAAGATGGAAAATGGTCTATTGGAGAGCATCTATATCACTTATATTTAATAACTAGAATGCTTAAAGTCGCGACTAAATTTTCTTTAGTACTTATTCCATTTGCCAAAATGAAAAGAAACAAACCATTTTCAACTGAAATACATGATATTTATGCTGAATATAAAGAAAAAAAAGGAAGAGGGATGAAAGCTCCTTCGATTTTAATACCACCTAAAAAAATACGCTATTCTATGGACATGAAAGAATTAGAACAATTGCTGCTGAACGAGACAAATAATTTAAAAGCATTAGTTAAAAATATTGAAGAAGATATTGCAGGACACATTGTGTTTTTTGATCCAATAGCTAAGTATCCTAACCTAATTCAGGCAATTCAGCTACTAGCTATACACGAGAAGCACCATTTTACAATTATTGAAAATAACTATAAAACGATGCTTGAATTTAGTATGAAAATATAG
- a CDS encoding iron chaperone — protein sequence MEEKNSVFKTIDEYILQFPAEIQEILKALRKVIKESAPDAEEKISYRMPTFVLHGNLVHFAAYKNHIGFYPAPSGINAFKYELSEYKGAKGSVQFPIDKKLPYELISEIVKYRVAENIKKAESKMKKKK from the coding sequence ATGGAAGAAAAAAACAGTGTGTTTAAAACAATTGATGAATACATTTTACAATTCCCTGCAGAAATTCAGGAAATACTCAAAGCGTTAAGAAAAGTGATTAAAGAGTCAGCACCAGATGCAGAAGAAAAGATAAGTTATCGAATGCCTACTTTTGTTTTACATGGAAATCTAGTGCATTTCGCCGCCTATAAAAATCATATAGGTTTTTATCCAGCTCCAAGTGGTATCAATGCTTTTAAATATGAATTATCAGAATATAAAGGAGCAAAAGGTTCTGTTCAGTTTCCTATAGACAAAAAGCTGCCTTATGAATTAATAAGCGAGATCGTTAAATACAGGGTTGCTGAGAATATAAAGAAAGCAGAAAGCAAAATGAAAAAGAAGAAATAA
- a CDS encoding MerR family transcriptional regulator, with product MKETLYTIGEVSKLANVSIKSLRYYDKINLFKPAYVDPDTNYRYYKDTQLYHLNLIKSLKYIGTPLEEMKKTQKLRTDEFLVFLTEQEMQVRQKLDYLLEIEQTIANVKKQIQKLKKYPALGEVFLLEEEEIRIIQTRAEGISPKSVLNASYSKLKKIVESTDGFINNGHGGTFTYQPYTHIDEISYRHIFTPVLSNKQISSLAPNMEVTTIPQGKYACIAYIYSPEHDFLNIQKLIDYISVHQLTAISDVYELFSIHHSPNQQEEFLIEMKIRVLE from the coding sequence ATGAAGGAAACACTTTATACAATCGGTGAAGTATCAAAATTAGCGAATGTCTCGATTAAATCCCTTCGTTATTACGATAAAATCAACTTGTTTAAACCGGCTTATGTCGATCCAGATACAAACTATCGTTATTATAAAGATACGCAACTATACCATCTGAATCTTATTAAATCACTAAAATATATTGGAACACCTTTAGAAGAAATGAAAAAAACGCAGAAGTTAAGGACGGATGAGTTTTTGGTCTTTTTAACGGAGCAAGAAATGCAAGTAAGGCAAAAATTAGACTATTTATTAGAAATTGAACAAACTATTGCGAATGTCAAAAAGCAAATTCAAAAGCTAAAGAAATATCCTGCCCTGGGTGAAGTATTTCTTTTGGAAGAAGAAGAAATACGTATTATACAGACAAGGGCAGAAGGAATTTCGCCTAAAAGTGTTTTAAATGCTTCTTACAGTAAATTGAAGAAAATTGTCGAGTCGACAGATGGATTCATAAACAATGGTCATGGTGGAACTTTCACATATCAGCCTTATACACATATTGATGAAATTTCTTACCGACATATATTTACACCTGTATTATCAAATAAACAGATTTCATCGCTTGCACCAAATATGGAAGTTACAACAATCCCACAAGGTAAATACGCATGCATTGCGTATATATATTCACCTGAACATGATTTTCTGAACATACAAAAGCTGATTGATTATATTTCAGTCCATCAGTTAACGGCAATCAGTGATGTATATGAATTATTTTCGATTCATCATTCTCCGAATCAACAAGAAGAATTTTTGATCGAAATGAAAATTAGAGTGCTTGAATGA